A region of Lepeophtheirus salmonis chromosome 13, UVic_Lsal_1.4, whole genome shotgun sequence DNA encodes the following proteins:
- the LOC121128324 gene encoding pecanex-like protein 4 → MTVDVPLINDYKKNFIFRRLFQTFLGGLCIPPKNVFCVSICLQIVIYIIPSIIHIITELIAEGGFQEIIVGVSNVVFFGLTATLFYVLGNRKCNNQINEDGRPTYFLIPKKQKLNIIIHALIAGLYSCWIYSFLLKDYVIKLFPHHASLILFFAWFSSLNASFSLLVGNNPETSIFRPLDQFEISCISRPLVAVIISLPQRIFPFYSMDQISYIIFCCLPLFWITGMIPTVEPLLLWMGEQIQIHAFGGTATSSWPRFIIYLVLSSLEFVIIYLNMKNDPKWTFVLASIIGFILSLDILGVIISLTQCISKKISSKIFPVSNYKIKAIKKLIALKEYSVFFLLLILTIAFSFIDITSNQQRAGIILHYLGWTNILLTCILGMVNSVDDVFMFFGILRSPFYFSKPSFSTISIKDDKESILKIVIRHIRNILIKYLLPIYLLTYLKILFFLKYDKETMENMVSKIFKAIGLIRILRYIWQYTGFALSELAIYHLYTFFNLKKGIPIKLNVFTELLIIGFLRDRLVLLSKKLYFVAVCSVSSLEERASKRSYAGCLFQLNILISPFLLCLAIISSILQCPLYAFFSLPIFGIAYPRSRRFWPDAPTHSSSDSDAIYYEQMHDSFLTSLHSKLNCGKLYPYEPGDHFLARYEDKILWTTVLECGNGYAYYRVKGTELQHTSCHSLEATRIDDIFRIAFEEDKPSLFNRFAFHCLTPIGSIEVKTYSDTKNVLTGIIEASDTLKLVAELYLKTLIWYLLKYLKETGKSHSNESANKIPGGVFIRSESVEAINLDSWPPSNESTWVETLRQSAYIKTHKPTFVDDDAIDEVSDFEIDDLPLTPSKRKGLLPPILNEEIGSSKNNRNSEESIILQLENIFIPGGIENQSRVPKKEINGNFTSITPPKTPIQISFTQSKDLPIPPMDWLHFPSLSSIRREEIYSDIDEEWLSLILYNFFEFQEDQVNYNLDCYKHVLCGCFGSIYESNVDITSKGPNLFVNAFHSRFTNLILPDNLISKIITPAFKCAIKLALDEKIFYNNISDSKEDLIEAIKDIDNNWYLGNESELKWNDSIIKEVPHLFSLKGVEGRSKNTLYRSRLLSLQIANVYVGKLNSELVHGLWASLNLELLYLTNDDDERYSIQAEERLLRNLTVQVADPPLGYAIFTSSPLRKSID, encoded by the exons ATGACAGTAGACGTTCCTCTAATAAAtgactacaaaaaaaactttatttttcgtCGATTGTTTCAAACATTTTTGGGGGGTCTTTGTAttcctccaaaaaatgtattctgtGTTTCCATTTGTctacaaattgtaatttacaTAATTCCATCTATAATTCACATAATAACTGAACTTATTGCTGAAGGAGGCTTTCAAGAGATCATCGTGGGTGTCTCAAATGTTGTGTTTTTTGGTTTGACAGCAACATTGTTTTACGTTCTTGGTAACAGGAAATGTAACAACCAAATCAATGAAGATGGAAGACCCACTTATTTTCTGATtccaaaaaagcaaaaactaaACATAATAATCCATGCTTTGATCGCTGGTCTTTATAGTTGTTGGATATATTCATTTCTTCTAAAGGACTATGTCATAAAATTGTTTCCCCATCACGCAAgtctcattcttttttttgcttGGTTTAGTTCATTAAATGCCTCATTTAGTTTACTTGTAGGAAATAACCCTGAGACCTCCATTTTTAGACCTTTAGATCAATTTGAAATATCCTGTATATCAAGACCTCTGGTGGCCGTCATTATTTCACTTCCACAACGAATATTCCCTTTTTATAGTATGGatcaaatttcttatattatattttgttgccTCCCATTGTTTTGGATTACCGGAATGATTCCCACTGTAGAGCCTCTCCTATTGTGGATGGGAGAGCAAATACAAATCCATGCTTTTGGTGGAACAGCAACTAGTTCATGGCCAcgttttataatatacttagtACTTTCATCATTAGAGtttgttattatatatcttaatatgaaaaatgatcCAAAATGGACATTTGTATTAGCATCCATCATAGGATTCATTTTGAGTCTTGATATTTTAGGAGTTATTATATCCCTAACACAgtgtatatctaaaaaaatatcatcaaaaatatttccagtttcaaactataaaataaaagctatcaaaaaattaatagctttgaaagaatattcagtattctttttacttttaatactaACAATTGCATTTTCTTTTATCGACATCACCTCAAATCAACAAAGAGCTGGAATTATACTTCACTATTTGGGATGGACAAATATCCTTTTGACATGTATTTTGGGTATGGTTAACTCTGTTGATGATGTTTTCATGTTCTTTGGTATATTAAGAAgccctttttatttttccaagccTTCGTTCAGTACTATATCCATCAAAGATGATAAAGAATCAATACTTAAGATTGTAATAAGACACATTAGAAATATAttgatcaaatatttacttCCCATTTATCTATTGACTTATCtcaaaatcctattttttctaaaatatgataaagaaaCCATGGAAAACatggtttcaaaaatatttaaagccaTTGGTCTTATCAGAATATTGCGATATATTTGGCAATACACAGGATTTGCACTAAGTGAGCTAGCCATCTATCATTTATATACTTTCTTCAATCTCAAGAAGGGTATTCCAATCAAACTCAACGTTTTCACTGAGCTTCTCATCATTGGATTTTTAAGAGACAGGCTAGTTTTACTAAGTAAGAAGCTGTATTTTGTTGCAGTGTGCTCAGTTTCTTCTTTGGAGGAAAGAGCTTCAAAGCGATCATACGCTGGATGTCTATTTCAATTGAATATTCTAATATCCCCATTCTTATTATGTCTAGCAATCATTTCCTCTATTTTACAATGCCCTCTATATGCCTTTTTCTCTCTTCCAATATTTGGCATTGCATATCCTAGGAGTAGACGTTTCTGGCCAGATGCACCAACACACTCTTCCTCTGATTCTGATGCTATTTACTACGAACAAATGCATGACTCCTTTTTAACATCTCTTCATTCTAAATTAAATTGTGGAAAGCTGTATCCATATGAACCAGGTGATCATTTTTTAGCACGttatgaagataaaatattgtgGACAACTGTGCTAGAATGCGGAAACGGATATGCTTACTATAGAGTCAAAGGTACAGAATTGCAGCATACAAGCTGCCACAGTTTAGAAGCTACTCGAATTGATGACATATTCCGAATTGCCTTCGAAGAAGACAAACCAAGTTTATTCAACAGATTCGCTTTTCATTGTCTCACTCCCATTGGTTCCATAGag GTAAAAACGTACTCTGATACAAAGAATGTTTTAACTGGAATAATCGAAGCAAGTGACACATTGAAgcttgttgcagagttatatcTGAAAACTTTAATATGgtatttactaaaatatcttAAAGAGACTGGAAAGTCCCATTCCAATGAATCTGCTAATAAGATACCTGGAGGAGTTTTCATTCGAAGTGAAAGTGTAGAAGCCATCAACTTGGATTCATGGCCACCATCCAATGAGTCAACTTGGGTTGAAACTCTGCGACAATCTGCCTATATAAAGACGCATAAACCCACATTTGTAGATGATGATGCTATAGACGAAGTGAGTGATTTTGAAATTGATGATTTACCTTTAACACCCTCTAAACGAAAAGGACTTTTACCACCAATATTGAATGAAGAAATTGGTTCATCTAAAAATAACCGAAACTCAGAAGAGAGTATAATACTACAATTGGAAAACATTTTCATTCCCg GTGGAATTGAAAATCAGTCAAGGGTTCCAAAGAAGGAGATAAATGGGAATTTTACGTCAATTACTCCTCCAAAAACTCCAATACAAATTAGTTTCACTCAGAGTAAAGACCTTCCTATTCCCCCAATGGACTGGCTTCATTTCCCATCCCTTTCATCCataagaagagaagaaatatacTCCGACATAGATGAAGAATGgctttcattaattttgtacaacttttttgAGTTTCAGGAGGAtcaagttaattataatttagattgTTATAAACACGTACTTTGTGGCTGTTTTGGCTCTATTTATGAGAGTAACGTTGATATTACATCAAAAGGACCAAATCTCTTTGTAAATGCTTTTCATTCACGTTTCACGAATCTCATACTTCCTGACAACCTTATCTCCAAAATAATTACTCCTGCATTTAAATGTGCCATCAAACTAGCtctagatgaaaaaatattttataacaacataAGTGATTCGAAAGAAGATCTGATTGAAGCAATTAAGGATATTGACAATAACTGGTACTTGGGAAATGAGTCAGAGCTTAAATGGAATGACTCCATTATTAAAGAAGTTCCTCATCTCTTTAGTCTAAAGGGAGTTGAAGGAAGGAGTAAAAATACACTATATCGTTCAAGGCTGTTGAGCCTTCAAATAGCTAATGTCTATGTTGGTAAACTTAACTCAGAGCTTGTTCACGGACTTTGGGCATCTCTTAATCTGGAGTTACTCTATCTGACAAATGATGATGATGAGAGATATTCCATTCAAGCTGAGGAAAGACTTTTAAGAAATCTCACTGTACAGGTGGCCGACCCCCCATTGGGATATGCAATATTTACATCATCTCCTCTCCGAAAAagcattgattaa